TGAGACTGGCAGTTATCCCTCGCAGAGGGCACTTGGATCTGGCCAGTCACCAGAGGCGCATGGTGGTGCTGAGGCCTCTGCTCATGATCTTGACCTCTGTGTTGTGTGGCCTTCCTTAGAGCAGTAACTACGCCCTTGGGGAGGACTTCCGGCTCCTCACCTGGCTCTTCTGGCCATGCCAGTCTACTGGGCTGCCTAAGATGATGGGGCCTCCTAGAGGGAGTGGGGggctgtctcctcctgtcctggAAACCCCATGCTCAGCCCCTCTGAGGTCCCACACCAACTCTAGCAGGGTGGGTGGGCCACCTGGATGGGGAGCAGAGCTGGTCAGACTCCTGTATGCCTCTCAGCTGGGGCCTGGAGGTACTGTGGCCTTTCCTCCTGGTCAGAGCAATGTCTGGGCCTCAGGTCCCACCAGCAGCCTACCACAGGTTAGCTGTCAATTCCTTCTAGGGACAGCTGGGGAGGTCAAGGCCCTGGGGGAAAAGGGGACATGGTCTCCACCAAGGGAGCAGGACCTGAGCCAGGCCGGGTGAGTTGCAGCCCCACCACCTGGCCTGGTGAAACTTGCACCAGCATATGCCTCTGGGCCTGCCTCACTAAGGAAGGGAGTACACGGGCCAGCAGGAGCAGGGCTTTTGCTGTGGGTGCAAAGCTGCACTGTGGGAAAATGGAGCCAGCAGAGCCCAGAGCTTGGGACGGAGATGGGGCCCAATGTTGAGTTCTCCCAGCAACCCATGAAACCAGTATCATTACTACCCATCTCTCAGGGGAACCTTGGGCTGAGGAACTGTCCCAAGACCAAATGCACAGTGCCAGCACTAGATTGGGAACCCTGTCACCTCCTCTTCCCCAGAGCTGGCAGCCTTCCGGGTGGTGATGCCACAGGATGGTGGCAGTGGCCTCACCCTCCTGCAGGAGACCTATCAGCTGTACAAGGATGACCCTGAGGTGGTGGAGAACCTCTGCATGCTGCTGGCCCACCTTTCCTCCTACAGTGAGGACCCCCTTGCCCTACCTGGGAGCAGTGGtcaggggggagggaaggagcccCACAGAGATGGCCCCAAACTTTCCACTCGCCTGGCACCCCTGCACAGGGCATAGCTACAGCCCAGGACAATGTATTAATTATGGAACCCAGGGTGGCACTCTGCCCATGCCCTAAGTGGCACTGGGACCCTGCCTTGCCCTCTGGCTGGGCTCTGGGTCTCAGTACCCTTTCTGTTCCACCAGAGGAAATCCTGCCAGAGCTGGAGTCCAGTGGCATCAGGGCTCTGGTCAGAGAGATCCAGGGGCGCTTCACCTCCAGCCTGGTGAGTGACAGGAGGGCCTTCAGCAAACTAGGCCAAGCCCCTACACCTGGGGACATGGGCTGGGCACGTTTACTTGGAGCAGGCTCTGAGTGCTGTGGGCAGACTTCAGTGACACTTCCCTGCCTATTACTCCATCTCTGGGACTGGGCCAGTCAACCCTGGGGGGAGGGGTGACCAGAGGGTTTCACAAATTGGTGGATTTCATCAGTTAATGGCTCCGACCCCAAACCCTCCAAGAGGAACCTGCCTATCCCTTCCAGGAGCTGGTCTCTTATGCAGAGAAAGTGTCCCTGAGTCTGGAGGCTGCACTGCACAGCTCCCAGGAAAGGAAGCTGCTTGGAGCTGCTGTCGGGGAGGAAGCAGCTGCTCCTAAGGTCCCCATTCTCCCGGAAGGCCGCCCCCACCTGCCCTGAAGCACCTGCCTTCCTGTCCTAGATGTAAGTGGGGAGGAGGACATTAGGGACCAGTATGCACGTCCCGCTATGCCCAGTAACTAATAAAGAGGCCCAAGGCTGGTTCCAGGTATGTCCGAGTCACTGCTGGTATAGAAGTGGCAGGTCATGGTGGTGCTTGGTAGCACAGTCTGCAGGACTTGAGGGTTCTAGCTGAGGGGAAGGAACTACCCTCCACAAGCTTCATTTGTTTATTGTCACATGGTGCTGGGGCAGGCCTGGCCCACGCAGGGGAGGTGAGTGCCCACCACTGAGCCAACCCAGCCCCACAAACTCCATGTGAGGTGAGCATCTGCCTCTGTGCCAGCAATGTCCTCTGTGGGTGCACACTGTCCACACAGCTATCAGACGGCCTGATGAAGCCCTGGGCTTGGTGCACTCCACTCCCGATCAGTTCCCAGAGAGATCCTCAGACCTGAGCCTGGCCTGAAGACCGCAGGCTGGCCCATAGGTGCTCACAGACTGGCCAGCTTGGCTGCCCAAGGTTGGCAGGGAGCTTCAGGAATAGAAACGTGTGTCCCGAGTCTCACATGACTGGCCATGGGGAGAAGCCTCTGCTGGTCTGCTGGATGCTGGCCAACTGAGGTAAACAGGTGAAAAACAGGACCCCACCTCCAGGAAGCCCTTCTCCATGTCCAACGGCCTCAGGCAAGTGCTGGTGGGGCAGCTGCTGTGCTACTCAGCTGCAGTTAGCAGCCACCTGCAGACAGGGTTTGAACTGGGGCCAGCAAAGCCTATATCCATCACCCACAACGATGGAGAGGCAGTGGCCTCCCCTGAGGAAGGAGCTGAGCACCCAGGGCAGTCAGGTCTTCAGGGACAGCCCAGACATCccattcttcctcttccctctgcagaggccagagggagaaggaagccCCATGGTTCTGGCTTTGAACACAATTCACCCCTGACTCCACTGGTCCCATGATCTGGTCTCCACTGACACTGGACGGAGGTGCTTGACAGGATGGAGGGTGGGGCGGCGGCAATAGGCAGCAGGCTAGGAGTTCTCATTGCAGCTGTCTGGGGCAGAGGCCGGGGGGTGCCTGTCTCCTGCAGTGTTCTCCCACTCCCTCTTCACCATGACGTAGAGCCTCATTGCTGCCTGGGCATCCTGGATCTGGAAGGAGCACTCATGCCAGTGGTGACTGTGTGACACACAGAGCCACCCACCATCAGTGAACCCCTCACCTACAACAATGGAGAGGCAGTGGCCTCCTCAGAGGAAGGAGCTGAGCACCCAGGCCAGTCAGGTCTTCAGGGGCAGCCCAGATGTCCCATCCTTCCTCTGGAGGTCAGCAGACAGTGGAACCACCAGCCACCCCCAACCTGCCACCCCCTCCTGGCTGTGCCTAGGACACACCCCTGACTTTCTGCCCTTGCACACCCTTGCTCATCCTGAGCCCTTCAGGCCAGcccctgtgctggggatgtgCAGCCCAGTGAAGCACACACTTCGCAGAAGACCTCTGTAAGATGGGGAAAAAGACGTGGAGTGGtcacccacccaccacccaccctgTAGTTCTGTGACCTAtctacagaaagaaaggaagctcAGAGGGATGAAGGGGTGAGCACTGCCCTTTAAGGTTCAGCAGATCAGGGATACAGAGTAACAAACAGTGGGCTGGGGTCTCTGCCCTGCAGCACAAGAGCCCAGAGAGCTGCACGGCACACTGCAGGCAAGAGACCATCCTGGTCAGGAGGGCAGGGGGCCTGGGCCACTGACTATGGTTTGGATGTACCTTGCCCCCAAGGTCCTCCATGAGGCAGCATGCAGGTAGCAGACCCGTGAGAGTGGGCCAGTGGGGTCACTGGGGAGAGACCTTGGGAGGCCTGAAGCAGTTCTTGGGCCTCAGTTAACTGTTGTCAAAGTGTTGCTATAAAAAGATcccctccagggctggggctgtagctcaatgggaaagcacttgccttgcatgtatgagacactgggttcaatcctcagcacctctattataaaaataaagatattctatgttcatctatagctaaaaaaaaataaataaaagacacccccacccccctttcCTGTACTGGATGTGACTCTCCCATAGGCTCCTGCCATTGCACTACATCTGCCATGAGATGAGGCCTTTGCCAGAGATGATGACAGTGCCATGACCTTGAGCTCTAGAACCATGAGTTATTAactccttttctttataaaatacccaGCTTTGGGAATTCCATCTCAATAACAGAAAATGGATTAACACCACCTTTGATTTGATTGCTGAACTTTTTTCCAAGTGTTTACATTCAGTATTTTTTGAGTGTTAACTAGATATAAACGCTGAAGACTTAACACATCATAAGCATGCTTTgctgtttcatttgttttaaattaacaGCCTCCTAACGAAGCTGTCCAGGCCCCATCTCTCCTGTGTCTGCTGTCAAGTGACACGTGCTTGAGTTTCAAGATCAGAGACAGCTCCCAAACCCAAGGACTGTCACCTAGGGACACTTACCGAACAGTGCTCTGCCTGCTGGACCCTGATGCCCAGGATTTTCTCAGAAAGTAGTTTCAGAGATGGCCTTCCACTCtgcaaagggaaaggagagagcaCAGTGTGCAGGGTGGCTGCCTCTGTTCAGGAGGGTGCCTCCCCAGTAGGGAGGAGATGGCTACCGAGTCCACCCTTCACTGGGAGTGCCAGAGGCATTGAGGGCAGCAGTCACCAGCCAGGACAGGCTGGTGACCCCCCCCCCCTCGACCACACACAAGACAATCTTAAAGGCAATgccaggctggggtgtggctcagtggcagagcactttcctagcatgtgaaGGTTCcatggttccatccccagcactgggggaagaAAGGGGCTAACATCTCTGTTTCCATCCTCGGCCCCTGCTGCCTCCAGAGGCACCATCTCTCCCTTGGCACCCTATAGGGCAGTGAGCACCTACCCGGGGACCTGCCTTGGGACGAGTGTGTGGAGGACTCGCCCCCTCACACTTGTTTTCAAGGTTGGCAATGAACAGATTCTACCTTTTCTTTGAGTGCTGGGGaaggaacacagggccttgtacCTTAGGCAGGCTCCACCCtgaccacgtccccagccccagcttgttcttttttttggagggtggtatagtggattgaacccaggtgtgcttaatcactgaagtacacccacagcccttttaattttttatttagagacagggtctcactaagtcagttagggcttcactaagttgctgaggctgaccttgaacttactattttcctgcctcagcctcctgagctgctgggattacaggcatgtacctccATGCCtgccctactttttttttttttttgtagttgtagatggacagaatgcctttattttgtttatttttatgtggtgctgaggattgaaccagtgtttcacgcatgctaggcaagcactctgctgctgagctacagccccagccccctacttgttctttttaagaatcttttcaaaggttaaaagtaaaaacaaacctTAAATCTGTGAAATCATAAGTCTTAAAggctagttttatttttcttaatacaaTTTGTAAATGTTTATCTGTGAACCACGTAAAATCATTAGAGGTATGTACATCTCACTTTGGGGAATAtacaataaagatataaaaacagaaagaaaaaaaaaagtaaaaacaaaaaacattttaaccAGTAAGTCAGCTACCAGGGAGCAGAGTGAAAACATCTGACAGAAGCCACACTCATTTTAAGTACCTTTACTTGACTCTTGAAAGGTTTGTATTTCTGGGTGTCCCggattttcttttttggatgaTCAAGAAACAGCacctagaagaaaacagtgacAAGCAGTTTCAAGGTGTAGTAATGGAACCTCTTTTTCCTACCACCTTAACAAAATTCCTGAAATCAAGGAAGCAGAGGAGAGTCATTAGGAAACAGCATTTGAGCTGGTTCTACATACCAGGAAACTAAAAAGATTTCAATAGCTCATCCTGTGACTTCAGCCCAATTCCCTGAATCAGTGGCCCTCCCATCACCTGTGGCAGTCTCTGAAGGTGATTCCACACACAAGTgggaaaatgactttttttttgatgctggggatgttcaagtactcaaccactgagctacatcaccagcccttttatttatctatttatttgcttcttcgtcttttaaaaatttattattattttttttagttgtatatggacacaatatctttatttgtttttacgtggtgctgaggatggaacccagggcctcacatgtgcaaggcaagtgctctaccactgagctacaactccagccctatttatttgtttcatgggaaaaggcctcattaagttgctggggctggcctccaacttgcaatccctttagccttccaagtcactgggattaacagggtacgccactgcacccaggtcttTGGTTAGCTCCCAAccgttgaacatttattttattttatttttttttaccattttggtgctggggattgaacccagtccttGTATTGCTAAGCATGTGGTCTACCACTAATCTCTCTCTGAGCCCCAAACATTTAAGAGGAAACTTTACACCACCACCAAGGTTCCTGAAAAGCCTGAGGCTGCTAGATATCCATGGGACATTGATCAGCTGCAGCAACACACCCAGGAAGGATAATGTCCATTCTGTCTGCCCACAGGGTTCTAATCTGCAGGACCCTAAGGAACAGAGGCCGAGGCCACATGCCCTAAGGAACCACCTACTCCCACCAAGTTGGCCCCACACTGGCCACCTGGGAAGGAGGTGAATCCAGCTGGAATGACTGCCAGAGGAagccctcttcccttccctgcatATAGGGCAGCTGAAGAGGCAGCAGAAAGGGGCAGGGCACCTGGGTCTGCAACAGGTGTCACACCTGGGAATGTTCTCAAGCTCACTGAAGCTCAGCAGCACAAGCCTCCACTGTTCTGTAAAGGGTTAATTGAGACCCCCCCCCCCTTAACAGAGTGTAGGGATGGCACAGGAGGCTTCTGCCTGGACCTCAGAACACTACACTAGAAGCCTGTGCTGGTGGCCATGGCAAGAGTCCATAGGCATCTCTCCTGCTGGCAGCCCAGGCTCTTACTTTCCCTTGGCTTCCgtttcctttttggtactgggattgaatccaggggcgcttaaccacaaagctgtatccccaaccctttttatcttttgagacagggtctcgctaagttgttgaggctggttttgaacttgtgatcctcctgcctgcctctcaAGCCCCTGGGAAtagaggcatgtgccattgtacccAGCTCCCTCTGCTTCCTTTGAACCATTCAAGCATTTGCTCACCAACTGAAAGTGACCCATGCCCTATGCCCAGCTGGGGTTTTCCCAGGATGCTGGGGAAAACACAAGGCCAGGCTCCTAGCATCAGAGATGCTCAGTACCCACCACAAAGTCAGATGAGGGCCAAGGGTTGTCTGCTGCATAAACAAGTTTCTGTGCAAGGGACCCTGGTCACAGGTGGACAACCAGTCATCAGGCCTTCCCCCAGCTCAGTCAGGTATCCCACGAAAGGTACCCTCTGTGTCCTGTGGCCAGAGCCCCTTCTTTTCCTTAGGGAAGGATATCAGCCCCTCAGGCACTGGAGTCCCACTGTAGCTTGTGGTTCTCAAAACAAGTGCCACACACCTCCTGACATCCTGAGAACCAAATAAGCAGCATCCAAGTATTCCCAACGTGGGGTCATGGGACAAATTCAAAAATAACAAGTCCCATAACAATACTTCTAGAGACAGACATGAGAAGGTAAGTGCTGCACACACGAAAGAGAGTGGGCCCTATGTCCCCAGGAGGTCAGAACCCAGCACCTTTAAATCATTGTGAAGCGCGTGCCCCACCAGGATTCTGCCCTTGAGCATTTCTGCCACTTCCCTCTGCACAACCTCAAGCTCTTCTCCTGAAAATCAAAACAGAGAAGTGAGTTTTGGCAACATAAACCACAGCCAGGGGTGCTCAATGCTACCCCTGACCAGACCAAAGCTAACAGGCCAAGTCCCCAATGCCATGCAACTGAAAGCCTCAGAGGTTCTGGTGGGCCCAGACTCTTGCTTTCCCTTGGCTTCCGTGGGGAAGCCATGAAGGACCTACGGGCATAGATGTCTTGGGCTTCCTCCCACTACCTGCTCCCATCTCAGCCCACAGGAGAGTTCATAAGCACCAAGACTCTCAGAGGCATCTGACAGTGCAGTCAGCTTCCTGCAGTAACCAACTATCAGGCTCAAGTGCTGTGGTTTTCCAggtagaaataaaaggaagactgTACCATGGACAGCAGAAGCTTTGCTGCCCTAGATCCGGGGCTCAGGAGGCAGCTCCATCTGCTCCCTCGTCGCAGGCACCCTTCAAGGACCACCTTACCCCCACTCCACCCAGGAGAGCCCTCTCCCACCCTTACCCCCAATCCCATCAGAAGTCTCACAGAACCATGCTTGCACCATCTGCCTGCCCAGTCCCAGCCAGAGCTGATCAAACCAGCTTCCCTCCAGGAACTGAAATCAGGAGATGCTGGTCAGTCTAGGGTTCTGAGTAGTGGCAGGGCCATCTTGATGGCCATATGCCTAGGAGAAGTAGACAGGCAGTGTGCAGAAAGGCCACATGGCCCAGGACCCTGATGATGACCACCAGGTTTCTTCAGGTAGCAAGTATTAGAGCCTCCCAGGTGATGCCCGCTATCACATCACATGCAGACTTGGCCTCTGCTGTATCCAGGGTTGGAGTGCTTCTGGTCACCTAACAGTCATCTCCCCTCTGCTCACCACCAGCTGATAACCCTTCCTATTTCTACCCGATTCTGAATGTCACCCATAGGAAGCCTATTAAAATAGAGGCTAGACCAGGCTTCTCACTGCCTTCCCAGGGCTTCCCAAAGGGACCCTGTGATCTGTCCCCGAGATCCTATCCCCAAAGTTCCCATTGGCCTCTTTCCTAATCCCCAACACACTATCTCAGTCCCCATTGCACACAGCACAAAGCAATTCTAGAACCACCCTGTTTTTTAataggtgggggggggggaacaccAAAGCAAAGGAAGAAAGGGCAGGGAAGCCACGGGAACACACTGTTCCTCCTGGGAGGCAACTACCCCTGGGCACAGCACACAGGATGCCGAGTGCCCTGAACAAACTAGGGCAGCAGGGGCAGAGAAGAGAACATAGGTGCTGCTCCCCAGAGCTCCTGCACTGTGGGTGCCATACCCTGCTTGAGCTTCTCGGGCCGAATCCCACTGACCGCTGTCCTGTAGTCTGTCACGGGCTCGGTGGGCTTCACGTACTTGTCATAAACGCACTTCCCATACTGGTTCACGAGGGACACGCGGGCCACGATGCTCTCCTCCCCCTTGGGGCCCACGCCCACCATCTCACAATCCAGGGCCAAGGCTCTTGTCAGGCTGAGGGAACCAGAGGCTCAAGTGTAATAGGCCCTGAAGCCCAGGATGCAGGCCAGACCCTGAGGGAGCCTGGGTGAGGCCCTGCATCAATGCTGCGCACCCGTGACATGCTGTGCCACACCAGTTCTCAGCAGGGTCCTGGGTGGTGCTTGCTCCATTCAACCAGAGGAAGGGACCCTCTGTCCTGAAGAGCTTACACCCCAGAAGTCTGGAAATCCCCAgctgccccagcccccagccacgCATACCCGTGGAAGGCCTGTTCCTTCACCAGGGTGGTGCTGCTCTCCCTCTGGCCCAGCTGCCTCCTTGCTATCCTGGCTGCCTCTGGGCCTATAGCAGCTTCGATATCTGCTGGATCAACATCATCAAACCAGATGTCTTCCctaaaagacaaagacaaaagcaGCTGACCACCAGAAAGGTCTGGCTGTTGGGGAGAGACTTGGGGTGCAGGTGGGCTCAAGTATGGTGGAGACTGTTCCTCCTACAAACACTGGCCTGGCTGTGCCTACTGTTTGAATCATTGTGACCTTTCCTTCCAActcctttcttttatctttattttatttacttatatgtcgtgctgaggattgaactcagggcctcatacatgctaggcaagtgctctaccactaagccacaactccagccccaccttTCTTTTAGTTAGCAAATATGCTCACTACTCAAGATTCACGAAGCAGAAAAACCCAAAGAACATCAAACAGAAACAGATAGTTCCCTGTCAGCAGGATGATGGCTGCCGTTTTCTTTCTAATTACACAAGTAACAGGCTCACCATCCAGTGACCAGGATACACAGACGGGCACCAGGGCAGAGTACACACAGACCCCCACCGTGGTCTGCTCATGTGCCtgcctactgcactccagtcctCAGGGTCTGCTTCGACGCCATCCCTTAGAAAGGCTCCTCCTGACTCCACTGGATGCCCTTCCCTCTTGTTGTGTGCCTGTCTCCTTCTCCCTCACTTGGTCCACCTTGAGCATACTCGTTACTAAACGGCTTGTGTCCCCTGCTTACTATCAACCTCCAGAGGGAAAGACCTTGATGACAGCTCCACTGGAGGCAGCCTGCCTGGCGCAGCACAGGAGGTGCCTACACGCCGCTTCCCTTTGACCTTCAGCACCCAGGCAACACCAAGTCAGCCTCTGGCTCACAAGCATGTCCCCTCCAGGTGATCACCACAGTGCTTACTGAGTGGTCACCAGCAATGAGCCAAACATGCTGTACCTAGGTCTCCTTGGACTCCACAGATGGCCACACAGAGGCAAGGGGATGCCAGGAGTCCATCTACACTGTCCTACTGGTAAGAAGCAGAAACGGGCCTTGCATACAGGTCTGCCTGGCTCCACGCTTGCTCACGCTACAGGGCTTTGTTGGTGCTCACTAAGCACAGAGCTCTGTGCTACACCCTGGAGACATGGTGGCGACCCTAAAACAAGCTCTGCCTTCATCACACCTACACTCTGGGGAAGAGGCAAGAAGTAGGCAAGCAGGAAACAAGCATCAGGCTATGGTGTTGGAGGCACCTGGCCAGTGGCCTCTGTTCCTAGGGAGACAGGCCTCAGCACCTCTGTCCTCAGTGGTGAGGACCGGGCCAGGCATGGTTGCAGAAAGGGGGCAGAAGACCTGCACCACCACAGCACAGGTGCCAGTACTTACTCAGTGGGCAGGGCTGGAGCTGAGGCCACAGCTGCTTCCTTAGCTTTCCGCTTCTTATGCTTGATGTTCCCTTGTTTCAAAGAAACGTCACCATTTGTCCTTTTCTTGGCTCCTTTCTTATGCTCTGCTCCCTTGGCCTCTGTGGGAGGTACTGGCACAATCCTTTCCCTCCTAGATCCAGAGGGAACAGAGCCCCTTGTGGCCTCCTGGTCTTTTTTTGTTGGCATCTCCTCTCCCTTGACTTTAGCTGAGGTCTCTTTTCTGTTCTGTTGGTTAAGGTGAGGCTGCTTTTTTGGATCCATCTGAGAGACAACAGGCTTTTCTGGGGTTTGTGATGTTTGCTTCAGCAGCTAATAGgacccaaaataaaatacaagccACATTTTAATTTGGAATGACATAGACCATGTTGAAAAACATGTATGCACATATGTATAAATGCACGTCCATCACATCTACACATATTGTGGTCAGCACCACTGATCTGGCTCTGAATAGTTTGGAAAATCCTTTTTCCATTCTTACCTAAGTCACTAGTGGAGAGATGCCTTTTTTTGCTTCTCTCATATAATGCATAATTTTACACCCACTTTTCTAGTCCTACAAAACTTCAAGCTAACATTCTATACTTTAAAAACCTGTTGAGCAACTAAACTTCACAGAGCACTTCACCGAGTGCCTGGGAAGAGGAGACAGGCAGCTTTTTCACTTGAATAAATTTGGAATTGATTTTAGGGTTAATTCCCTTGTGACTCAGATCAACATTTCCCTCACACCATCTCTGGGCTTGCTACTGTTCAGGGCCTCAGGAAGACAGAGGGCCATGTTCAATGGAAAGAAAAGCTACTATCAAATGGGTGGCAGGAGGTGC
This portion of the Ictidomys tridecemlineatus isolate mIctTri1 chromosome 4, mIctTri1.hap1, whole genome shotgun sequence genome encodes:
- the Rexo4 gene encoding RNA exonuclease 4 isoform X1, with the protein product MVPPRSRPCGTTGVHPVFSESLREEHFQALERAAEARQPCAAASGVVRGSSSGAGPAPRGLELAAQVQVQLRRAGRTGMKAKALASERAASILAAQPGAVGKLARKRSKKRFWKSKAREGSSTPGSVPRVAVGRPPKAPEDFSQNWKALRELLKQTSQTPEKPVVSQMDPKKQPHLNQQNRKETSAKVKGEEMPTKKDQEATRGSVPSGSRRERIVPVPPTEAKGAEHKKGAKKRTNGDVSLKQGNIKHKKRKAKEAAVASAPALPTEEDIWFDDVDPADIEAAIGPEAARIARRQLGQRESSTTLVKEQAFHGLTRALALDCEMVGVGPKGEESIVARVSLVNQYGKCVYDKYVKPTEPVTDYRTAVSGIRPEKLKQGEELEVVQREVAEMLKGRILVGHALHNDLKVLFLDHPKKKIRDTQKYKPFKSQVKSGRPSLKLLSEKILGIRVQQAEHCSIQDAQAAMRLYVMVKREWENTAGDRHPPASAPDSCNENS
- the Rexo4 gene encoding RNA exonuclease 4 isoform X5; this encodes MDPKKQPHLNQQNRKETSAKVKGEEMPTKKDQEATRGSVPSGSRRERIVPVPPTEAKGAEHKKGAKKRTNGDVSLKQGNIKHKKRKAKEAAVASAPALPTEEDIWFDDVDPADIEAAIGPEAARIARRQLGQRESSTTLVKEQAFHGLTRALALDCEMVGVGPKGEESIVARVSLVNQYGKCVYDKYVKPTEPVTDYRTAVSGIRPEKLKQGEELEVVQREVAEMLKGRILVGHALHNDLKVLFLDHPKKKIRDTQKYKPFKSQVKSGRPSLKLLSEKILGIRVQQAEHCSIQDAQAAMRLYVMVKREWENTAGDRHPPASAPDSCNENS
- the Rexo4 gene encoding RNA exonuclease 4 isoform X2, with product MVPPRSRPCGTTGVHPVFSESLREEHFQALERAAEARQPCAAASGVVRGSSSGAGPAPRGLELAAQVQVQLRRAGRTGMKAKALASERAASILAAQPGAVGKLARKRSKKRFWKSKAREGSSTPGSVPRVAVGRPPKAPEDFSQNWKALRELLKQTSQTPEKPVVSQMDPKKQPHLNQQNRKETSAKVKGEEMPTKKDQEATRGSVPSGSRRERIVPVPPTEAKGAEHKKGAKKRTNGDVSLKQGNIKHKKRKAKEAAVASAPALPTEEDIWFDDVDPADIEAAIGPEAARIARRQLGQRESSTTLVKEQAFHGLTRALALDCEMVGVGPKGEESIVARVSLVNQYGKCVYDKYVKPTEPVTDYRTAVSGIRPEKLKQGEELEVVQREVAEMLKGRILVGHALHNDLKVLFLDHPKKKIRDTQKYKPFKSQVKSGRPSLKLLSEKILGIRVQQAEHCSVRGSLMVGGSVCHTVTTGMSAPSRSRMPRQQ
- the Rexo4 gene encoding RNA exonuclease 4 isoform X3; this encodes MVPPRSRPCGTTGVHPVFSESLREEHFQALERAAEARQPCAAASGVVRGSSSGAGPAPRGLELAAQVQVQLRRAGRTGMKAKALASERAASILAAQPGAVGKLARKRSKKRFWKSKAREGSSTPGSVPRVAVGRPPKAPEDFSQNWKALRELLKQTSQTPEKPVVSQMDPKKQPHLNQQNRKETSAKVKGEEMPTKKDQEATRGSVPSGSRRERIVPVPPTEAKGAEHKKGAKKRTNGDVSLKQGNIKHKKRKAKEAAVASAPALPTEEDIWFDDVDPADIEAAIGPEAARIARRQLGQRESSTTLVKEQAFHGLTRALALDCEMVGVGPKGEESIVARVSLVNQYGKCVYDKYVKPTEPVTDYRTAVSGIRPEKLKQGEELEVVQREVAEMLKGRILVGHALHNDLKVLFLDHPKKKIRDTQKYKPFKSQVKSGRPSLKLLSEKILGIRVQQAEHCSSPLA
- the Rexo4 gene encoding RNA exonuclease 4 isoform X4; translation: MVPPRSRPCGTTGVHPVFSESLREEHFQALERAAEARQPCAAASGVVRGSSSGAGPAPRGLELAAQVQVQLRRAGRTGMKAKALASERAASILAAQPGAVGKLARKRSKKRFWKSKAREGSSTPGSVPRVAVGRPPKAPEDFSQNWKALRELLKQTSQTPEKPVVSQMDPKKQPHLNQQNRKETSAKVKGEEMPTKKDQEATRGSVPSGSRRERIVPVPPTEAKGAEHKKGAKKRTNGDVSLKQGNIKHKKRKAKEAAVASAPALPTEEDIWFDDVDPADIEAAIGPEAARIARRQLGQRESSTTLVKEQAFHGLTRALALDCEMVGVGPKGEESIVARVSLVNQYGKCVYDKYVKPTEPVTDYRTAVSGIRPEKLKQGEELEVVQREVAEMLKGRILVGHALHNDLKVLFLDHPKKKIRDTQKYKPFKSQVKSGRPSLKLLSEKILGIRVQQAEHCSRC